A region of Streptomyces sp. R44 DNA encodes the following proteins:
- a CDS encoding antibiotic biosynthesis monooxygenase, with amino-acid sequence MSIVKINVLTVPAEQREVLEQRFASRAGAVEGSDGFEWFELLRPVEGTDQYLVYTRWRSEEDFQNWMSGSMKDAHQGGGGERPKPAASGSTLWSFEVVQQASPK; translated from the coding sequence ATGAGCATCGTGAAGATCAATGTCCTGACCGTGCCGGCCGAGCAGCGGGAGGTGCTCGAGCAGCGGTTCGCCTCTCGGGCCGGGGCCGTGGAGGGGTCCGACGGGTTCGAGTGGTTCGAGCTGCTGCGCCCGGTGGAGGGCACCGACCAGTACCTGGTGTACACCCGGTGGCGCAGCGAGGAGGACTTCCAGAACTGGATGAGCGGTTCCATGAAGGACGCTCACCAGGGTGGTGGTGGCGAGCGGCCGAAGCCCGCGGCCTCCGGCTCCACCCTGTGGTCCTTCGAGGTCGTCCAGCAGGCGTCGCCCAAGTAA
- a CDS encoding MFS transporter produces MAQDTHPSQLGEADVPVPGEGQSHRTVLVAIGALLLGMLLAALDQTIVSTALPTIVSELGGMEHLSWVVTAYLLASTAGTPLWGKLGDQYGRKKLFQGAIVVFLVGSALCGIAQNMPQLIAYRAIQGLGGGGLIVLAMAIVGDLVPPRERGRYQGLFGAVFGGTSVLGPLLGGLFTQHLSWRWVFYINLPIGIVALFVIAAVLHIPVRSTRHTIDYLGTFLIASVATCLVLVTSLGGTTWAWGSPQITGLAVLGAVLLVWFVNVERRAAEPVLPLKLFRIRTFSLVSVISFVVGFAMFGAMTYLPAFLQVVQGVTPTMSGVHMLPMVLGIFIASTGSGQIVSRTGRWKVFPIAGTALTGLGLFLLHQLTETSSTWSMSVCFFVFGAGLGLVMQVLVLVVQNAVSHEDLGVATSGATFFRSIGASFGVAVFGTIFTHRLTGKLDDVFASAGTELPPGTGADRVAADPRAIAQLPPELRPSVLHAYATSITDVFLYAAPVVLVAFVISWFLKEDKLRASVTPPDTSRTLASHPAERSSYEERARALSVLGSQEGRKAIYVKITARAGLDLQPAASWLLLRIRRHGTVEPSRLAETTPVPLGVITEASRQVEERRLVAREGVQLTLTEEGVGAATVLARAREESLAELLGDWWGPDRPTDLVQLVEELTAELRGPDGELPPTPEPPRDHHEPPRDRQGPPGDHQGPPRDDHG; encoded by the coding sequence AGACCATCGTCTCCACCGCCCTGCCGACCATCGTCAGCGAGCTCGGCGGCATGGAACACCTCTCCTGGGTGGTCACCGCCTATCTGCTCGCGTCCACGGCCGGAACCCCCCTCTGGGGCAAGCTCGGCGACCAGTACGGGCGCAAGAAGCTCTTCCAGGGCGCCATCGTCGTCTTCCTGGTCGGCTCCGCCCTCTGCGGCATCGCCCAGAACATGCCGCAGCTCATCGCCTACCGTGCGATCCAGGGCCTCGGCGGCGGCGGTCTCATCGTCCTGGCCATGGCGATCGTCGGCGACCTCGTCCCGCCCCGGGAGCGCGGCAGGTACCAGGGCCTCTTCGGCGCCGTCTTCGGCGGCACCAGCGTCCTCGGCCCCCTGCTCGGCGGGCTCTTCACCCAGCATCTCTCCTGGCGCTGGGTCTTCTACATCAACCTCCCCATCGGCATCGTCGCCCTCTTCGTCATCGCTGCCGTCCTGCACATCCCGGTCCGCTCCACCCGCCACACGATCGACTACCTCGGCACCTTCCTCATCGCCTCGGTCGCCACCTGCCTGGTCCTGGTGACCTCGCTCGGCGGCACCACCTGGGCGTGGGGCTCGCCGCAGATCACCGGACTGGCCGTCCTCGGAGCCGTACTCCTCGTCTGGTTCGTGAACGTCGAGCGGCGGGCCGCCGAGCCCGTGCTGCCGCTCAAGCTGTTCCGGATCCGGACCTTCAGCCTCGTCTCGGTGATCAGCTTCGTCGTCGGCTTCGCCATGTTCGGCGCGATGACCTATCTGCCGGCCTTCCTCCAGGTGGTCCAGGGCGTCACCCCGACCATGTCCGGCGTCCACATGCTGCCCATGGTCCTCGGCATCTTCATCGCCTCGACCGGCTCCGGCCAGATCGTGTCGCGCACCGGCCGCTGGAAGGTCTTCCCGATCGCCGGCACCGCCCTCACCGGGCTCGGTCTGTTCCTGCTCCACCAGCTGACGGAGACCAGCTCGACCTGGTCGATGAGCGTCTGCTTCTTCGTCTTCGGCGCCGGACTCGGCCTCGTCATGCAGGTCCTCGTCCTGGTCGTGCAGAACGCCGTCTCGCACGAGGACCTCGGCGTCGCGACCTCCGGAGCGACCTTCTTCCGCTCCATCGGCGCCTCCTTCGGCGTCGCCGTCTTCGGCACGATCTTCACCCACCGGCTCACGGGCAAACTCGACGACGTGTTCGCGAGCGCGGGTACGGAGCTCCCGCCCGGCACCGGAGCCGACCGGGTCGCCGCCGACCCGCGCGCCATCGCCCAGCTCCCGCCCGAGCTGCGGCCGTCCGTCCTGCACGCCTACGCCACGTCCATCACGGACGTCTTCCTGTACGCGGCGCCGGTCGTCCTCGTCGCCTTCGTCATCTCCTGGTTCCTGAAGGAGGACAAGCTGCGCGCCTCGGTGACCCCGCCCGACACCAGCCGGACGCTCGCCTCCCACCCGGCCGAGCGCTCCTCGTACGAGGAGCGCGCCCGCGCCCTGTCCGTCCTCGGGTCCCAGGAGGGCCGCAAGGCGATCTACGTGAAGATCACCGCCCGCGCCGGGCTCGACCTGCAGCCGGCCGCGAGCTGGCTGCTGCTGCGCATCCGCCGCCACGGGACCGTCGAACCCTCCCGGCTGGCCGAGACCACCCCCGTACCGCTGGGGGTGATCACGGAGGCGTCCCGGCAGGTGGAGGAGCGGCGCCTGGTGGCCCGGGAGGGCGTCCAGCTGACCCTCACCGAGGAGGGGGTGGGGGCGGCGACGGTACTGGCCAGGGCCAGGGAGGAGTCGCTCGCCGAACTCCTCGGCGACTGGTGGGGACCCGACCGGCCCACCGACCTCGTCCAGCTGGTGGAGGAGCTGACGGCCGAACTGCGCGGCCCGGACGGGGAGCTGCCCCCCACACCGGAACCGCCCCGCGACCACCACGAACCGCCCCGCGACCGCCAAGGGCCGCCCGGCGACCACCAAGGGCCACCCCGCGACGACCACGGCTGA
- a CDS encoding GNAT family N-acetyltransferase, which yields MARMTWTFSPERVDTPDATSLRRDYYDDVASRYWKRPATEAEIDEGLTNDGVEKLTPPTGQFLVARFEGKPAGCGGVLMLDDERAELTRVFLRHAYRGAGGAGGLLRRLEEEARALGARRMVLNTRLDLVEARALYTRHGYDEIPAYCTGPYMDIWYGKEL from the coding sequence ATGGCCCGCATGACCTGGACTTTCTCTCCTGAGCGCGTCGACACCCCGGACGCGACCTCGCTGCGGCGCGACTACTACGACGACGTCGCCAGCCGCTACTGGAAGCGGCCCGCGACCGAGGCCGAGATAGACGAGGGCCTGACGAACGACGGGGTCGAGAAGCTGACGCCGCCGACCGGGCAGTTCCTCGTCGCCCGGTTCGAGGGGAAGCCGGCCGGGTGCGGCGGCGTCCTGATGCTGGACGACGAACGCGCCGAGCTGACCCGGGTGTTCCTCCGGCACGCCTACCGCGGGGCGGGCGGCGCGGGCGGCCTGCTGCGCCGCCTGGAAGAGGAGGCGCGGGCGCTCGGCGCGCGCCGGATGGTCCTCAACACCCGCCTGGACCTGGTCGAGGCACGCGCCCTGTACACGCGGCACGGGTACGACGAGATCCCCGCGTACTGCACCGGGCCCTACATGGACATCTGGTACGGCAAGGAGCTCTGA